Below is a window of Pochonia chlamydosporia 170 chromosome 7, whole genome shotgun sequence DNA.
CGTCACCGCGGAACGGGTTGGAAAACAGCGCGTTTTCGATACCCGCCTGGCAGCTTGGTGTTGGACAGGCCTTGGTGTATGTCGTCGTGGGCTTTTGTGACGATGTCTGTGGAGGCGGGGGAATCTGATTATCGTCCGAAGACATTCTGACACTGCTGGTTGGCTTGGGTGACGAGGTTGACATTGAGGATATTGCTGGAGAACTGGAAGCCTTCGCCTTGGACGACTGAGTGCTACGCTGGAGCACTGACGAGCTCGGCTTCCCGGACGAAAGCGCCTTGCTTGACGTTGCGGACATGGGTGTACGAGGTGTCTGCGAGGCACTCATAGACTTGGATCGGCCTCGGTCACTCAAGCTGGGTGAGCTGGCCGACCACTTTTGTGACGGCAAGAGTGGTTTAGAAAGGCTCTGAGGCACCTTTGTTCCTGATACTGTCGCCGAGGGCGATGGTTTAGCTGAACTCGGAAAGTCTGAAGTGGCTGTTCCCTTTTCCGAAGATGAAGGCATCGCGGACCGCTCCGGCATGGTCGAAGTCACCTTCAGGGGTGGATGCACACTTTCGACTTCAAGTTGAGTAGAGCActtcttgctgctggaggGCCGTGGCCATTGCGACAATGCTTTGGTTCCCATCACCGCGGGATCTTTTGACTTGGGGCTAATTCTTTCCCCGGTTCGATGGCCCTCCTGGGCAAGCTCCTCAATACAATCATTTTCCTTGAGGACTTGCACGCAGCATGCCCCAGGTCGGCATGCTTCTGCGAGATCCTCGGGATTGTTCTGGTTAAGAAGAAAGTAAGCAGAGCAGTGATGTTGGTCGTAGGGTAATTCCGTCGTAATATAGTGGAAAATTGTTGTCGTCGGCCGTTCTTCCCCCCTTGCCGACACTGATATCCCGAGGAGGGCGAGAGCCATAAAAGTATAGAGGTTCATACTGACAAGCACATACATATTATCGTCATGGGCTCTGAAAACTTAGGATGTTTAAGGCCGTAGAATTACAGTTCTCAACAAGGCCAATGAAACAACTTATATCTGGTGAGGAGTCTGAGTGCTATCTCGGGTCTCGAGTCTCGGCCCCCAGAATCAATTCCGCTGCTCATCTCAAGCCCACACAAGCATCGCCGTGTATCTAATAACCTTCAGATCATGTCAATAAGTTCGCTCCGTTTATGGATCGCATTCCAGTTGTCGTCGAAAGCAAACAAATTCCGCCCTATCAACTTTCTCACTATTTGGCCTCGAATGAGGTTATTCGCCCCTTGTGGTTCCTACCTAAATGCACGGTGAAACTTTGGGAATGTCTTGGATCTCGACTAATCAGAATAATGCCTGCCAGGAATTTTGGACTTGGTTGCAGACGACGAATTGCATACTTCATGTGCCAATGCCTTGGTGTAGCGCTACCCGGATTAGTTGCCCAAACTATCTATTCAACCAAGCTCGGCATGATatggtgttttggtggaATGACTATACGAGTCCCAACCCGCATTGTCTACTTTGTGTTTTCTGAATGCAAATACTACTAGCATGGCCCACTGTGCTACTGGAGACTGTCCATCAGAGCGCTCTCCACCTTGCCTTATGGGCCCAAGCTatttttctgcttcgtctttTCCAGGAATTCCCTTTTTCGTGTCGCGGAGACGACTTCAAGTAGCCTTGAAGGCATGCGATGAGAAAAAACACGTCGCCGAAAGACGCAGACCGACGCCGTGCATTCCTTTGAATAGTCAGGTTCGCCAGGTGAAAGAGTTTCCTTCTATTAGATTctcaaagaaaagaaaacaaattGAACAATTTTGCTCAGTCGAGAGACCAAGCCTACCATTCAAACTTTAGCCATTGTAGTTTTCGTGTTGAGGGGGCTACCCTATAGCATCACCGCATTTTCGCCACAGCAGCAGGTCACAACTACCCAGGTAGCGAAGGCCATACGCGTTGCGTAATACCGAAATTTTGTGGTAGAAAAGGGCGTGAATCGACCGGCTCAAGTAGTTGTTCAGTAGATGATCGCCACAGCCGGCGTCTGCGAACTGCGAGCAACTGTTGTTACTAGAGGCTGCTTGATCACCACCCAGGCTGCCTACCGAGGCAGGTCGCTTGGTGGATGGCAACCTGCAAAGGACATGGCCGATTTGTGATTTATCTTTCGTACTCCGACGACTTCTATCATTTAATACCGGAACATTTGCCAACTGTTTGGAGCGCAATATAATAATGCCAGGGTTCAATCTGGGAAGCGTCATGTACGGAGTGCCTTGACTCCCTTTGGTCGAGCTGGGTTCATGCAGTGTTACGGAGCTGTCAGACACAATGAATGCTCTTTATTAATCTGGCCACTTCcgcctactccgtacaagcTCcccaattttttttttcatctGTGCTGCTTCTGTTGACCTTTACCTCGCTTGTCACTCAGCcgcacgcacgcacgcacgcacgcaCGACGAGGAGGgacgcaccagacagctAAGCTTTGTTGGTCTCGTGCATTCTGTGCGCGTCTGGTTCGGCTTTGTCGTCTGGAGGATAGTTTCAGCCAATCGTGGCTGTGGATTCCATCTCCACCTTCAAAACTCCATTTGATCGACTCCATGACAGAATGCCACACTACGGATCAGGGTGGGTTGACCAACTTCCCCAGAGTCGAGTCCATATCCCCGTCCTTTGGGCCTGGcgagagagaaagagaaagcgaGCCAGAGAGAGAGGCATATCCGGCATTCAGTGGCATGTGATTCCTGCTTCTTGATCCACGTACCTGTCCGCCGAAATGCCGCTGTTCGACCTGGCCAACGAACTGCTGGTAGCCATAGCCCAGTTCCTGCAGGCAGAGCGGGATAttgatgcctttgccaagtcgAATAAACGTCTCTACAGTATACTCATTGCTCATTTATATCGACACAATGCGCACAACTCCAGAGCGTCGGCCCTTGTTTGGGCAGCCAAAAATGGTCGAGTAGAGACTTTGCAACGCGCCATTTCCACGGGCGTCAGAGTTCACGATTTTGCCCTGTTGCCAATCGCCTCGGAGGAGGACCACCCCAGCTTTGTCAGTCTGCTCCTCTCAACGCATGGAGTGGACGTCAATGTGAAGAACGAAGACGGTTGGACGTCTCTGGCGGCTGCTTCAAGGCAGGGCCATGTCGAGGTGGTCAAACTACTCTTGGCTGCAAATGCCGACCTACGGACCAACTACGCTGGATGGACACCACTTAATGTGGCCGCAAACGATGGCCACCTTGACGTGGTGAAGCTTCTGCTA
It encodes the following:
- a CDS encoding GLEYA adhesin domain-containing protein (similar to Metarhizium robertsii ARSEF 23 XP_007826199.1) yields the protein MNLYTFMALALLGISVSARGEERPTTTIFHYITTELPYDQHHCSAYFLLNQNNPEDLAEACRPGACCVQVLKENDCIEELAQEGHRTGERISPKSKDPAVMGTKALSQWPRPSSSKKCSTQLEVESVHPPLKVTSTMPERSAMPSSSEKGTATSDFPSSAKPSPSATVSGTKVPQSLSKPLLPSQKWSASSPSLSDRGRSKSMSASQTPRTPMSATSSKALSSGKPSSSVLQRSTQSSKAKASSSPAISSMSTSSPKPTSSVRMSSDDNQIPPPPQTSSQKPTTTYTKACPTPSCQAGIENALFSNPFRGDETSNYTTFDPSYFKTAETLDTRIVDEVYVRDDGKNKTLANAALEYRAFLFACQDGEFRFNSPRSDDITIMWFGEKAYEGWTRDNADIIQFYYGENKPIDVTRSIKAGTYYPIRVMWGNTGGAADLSLRIYAPDGRELFGHGHEGASYLTTEACDGSYEKYPPFGEQR